One part of the Humulus lupulus chromosome 9, drHumLupu1.1, whole genome shotgun sequence genome encodes these proteins:
- the LOC133799608 gene encoding proline-rich receptor-like protein kinase PERK8 gives MKQRENHRRSVVRPSPVVAVIVSPPTEMVFPTSVDASEPFAVATSPNRVVSPNSYPSLAMAIVPVPPTVTEMSPSPPSTSLPEVVTASAPPISPTVGVVNAHPPCLVGKSSPPVSVSSPKRVTRSSVVSESPPGESSPLPNPNPPYLSPPKSPSMSKHSSPKTPKTRSAFKSKPKPKPHVPVQSKGKGKLPVSSPPTKSSAPKRKPKDTQFELSPKKSKRASSPKDSVSFVDPSSIQYFVDATKASHYQRWFVVRDLWPEYSVVLEDFLDLVALLQSRHWVNSVSKLVSPHPILIREFYANLDRSVLDGKNEDCLTAFVRGSRIKCAPSTIARALKVPKVLKPAYNKS, from the coding sequence ATGAAACAAAGAGAGAATCACCGTCGTTCGGTTGTCCGACCCTCTCCTGTTGTTGCTGTGATTGTCTCTCCTCCTACGGAGATGGTTTTCCCTACTTCTGTGGATGCATCTGAGCCATTTGCAGTCGCTACATCGCCTAATCGGGTTGTGTCCCCTAATTCTTATCCTAGTTTGGCTATGGCCATCGTTCCGGTTCCGCCTACCGTCACTGAGATGTCTCCATCTCCTCCGTCGACGTCCCTTCCCGAGGTGGTGACTGCGTCTGCTCCTCCAATCAGTCCTACGGTTGGTGTGGTCAATGCCCATCCTCCTTGTTTAGTTGGTAAGTCTTCTCCACCCGTCTCTGTATCTTCCCCAAAACGTGTTACTCGTTCTTCTGTAGTGTCTGAGTCTCCACCTGGTGAGTCCTCTCCATTGCCGAACCCAAACCCACCATATCTTTCACCTCCCAAGTCGCCTTCTATGTCTAAGCACTCCTCACCCAAAACTCCCAAGACACGGTCTGCCTTCAAGtccaaacccaaacccaaaccccATGTTCCTgtacaatccaaaggaaagggtAAACTGCCTGTTTCATCACCTCCCACAAAATCATCAGCTCCAAAACGTAAGCCCAAGGACACTCAGTTTGAACTCTCTCCTAAAAAATCCAAGCGTGCCTCTAGCCCTAAGGATTCTGTGTCTTTTGTTGATCCATCCTCTATTCAATACTTTGTTGATGCTACCAAGGCCTCACATTATCAAAGATGGTTTGTAGTGAGAGACTTGTGGCCTGAATATTCTGTTGTTTTGGAGGATTTTCTTGATTTAGTTGCTCTTTTACAGTCTAGGCATTGGGTTAATTCAGTGTCCAAATTGGTGTCTCCTCATCCCATTCTCATTAGGGAGTTTTATGCTAATTTAGATAGGTCTGTTTTAGATGGGAAAAATGAGGATTGTCTTACTGCTTTTGTAAGGGGTAGTCGTATAAAATGTGCACCATCCACTATAGCTCGTGCACTCAAGGTTCCAAAAGTACTTAAACCTGCCTATAATAAGTCCTAG